The Salifodinibacter halophilus genome contains the following window.
TCGCCGCACACCTTCTTTGGATGGATGCGACTCCGCTGCTGCCGGGCCGTTCGTACTGGCTGAAGATCGGCGCGCGCACGGTCACCGCCAGCGTCACCGAGATCAAGCACAAGATCGACGTCAACACCCAGGCCCAGCTGGCCGCGCGCCGGCTCGAACTCAACGAAGTGGCCTGGTGCAACCTCGGCCTGGACCAGCCGATCGCGTTCGAGGCCTATCGCGACAATCGCGAGCTCGGCAGCTTCGTCCTG
Protein-coding sequences here:
- a CDS encoding adenylyl-sulfate kinase (in Rhizobium meliloti this protein is involved in the synthesis of nodulation factors that are active on the roots of alfalfa; catalyzes formation of activated sulfate intermediate; converts ATP and sulfate to diphosphate and adenylylsulfate and then ATP and adenylyl sulfate to ADP and 3'-phosphoadenylyl sulfate; the activated intermediate is transferred to the nodulation factors by NodH; may interact with NodP and NodQ; similar to the CysD and CysN proteins from EScherichia coli involved in cysteine biosynthesis), which encodes AAHLLWMDATPLLPGRSYWLKIGARTVTASVTEIKHKIDVNTQAQLAARRLELNEVAWCNLGLDQPIAFEAYRDNRELGSFVL